One region of Flavobacterium pisciphilum genomic DNA includes:
- a CDS encoding RtcB family protein has translation MGNKLSGKDLIKIGFPKNNSINIALGQINRYRKREKKESILTEAKEVLLFPEKFTGHGTWGKVAEGLVNPVQVRMHQLNNTRAPFSIFGENEIDEQAKYQLYDALKLPISVAGALMPDAHSGYGLPIGGVLATDNAVIPYGVGVDIGCRMSLSIFDIPASFFKGKDHQLQAILKDHTKFGMYETHAIKADHELFSRSEFQDIPLLKNLLSKAYKQLGTSGGGNHFVEFGIAKITNPLNEWKIGVGEYFAVLSHSGSRGLGANIAKHYTYLATKQCPLPKNVQHLAWLDLNTHDGQEYWLAMNLAGDYAKACHDDIHRRIAKAIGKRVVVTIENHHNFAWKETVNGKEAIVHRKGATPANVGELGIIPGSMTAPGFIVQGKGNTASLNSASHGAGRLFSRRKCKESFTQSEINKVLKANDVSLIGGNIDEAPMAYKDINKVMANQAELVDVLGTFTPKIVRMDR, from the coding sequence ATGGGAAATAAATTATCTGGAAAGGACCTAATTAAAATAGGCTTTCCAAAAAATAACAGTATCAATATTGCCTTGGGGCAGATAAACAGATACAGAAAACGAGAAAAAAAAGAAAGCATATTAACCGAAGCCAAAGAAGTTTTACTATTTCCTGAAAAATTTACAGGACATGGTACTTGGGGCAAAGTTGCCGAAGGATTGGTAAACCCAGTACAGGTAAGAATGCATCAGCTCAATAATACACGTGCACCATTTTCCATATTTGGAGAAAATGAAATAGATGAGCAAGCCAAGTATCAGTTATATGATGCTTTAAAGTTGCCAATTTCAGTTGCTGGTGCTTTAATGCCTGATGCACATTCTGGTTATGGATTGCCAATTGGTGGTGTACTTGCTACAGATAACGCTGTGATTCCATACGGAGTGGGAGTTGACATTGGTTGTCGAATGAGTTTGTCAATTTTTGATATTCCAGCTTCATTCTTTAAAGGAAAGGATCATCAGTTGCAAGCGATTTTAAAGGACCATACAAAGTTTGGAATGTATGAAACACATGCAATAAAAGCAGACCATGAATTGTTTAGCCGAAGTGAGTTTCAAGATATTCCGCTCTTAAAAAATCTGTTGAGTAAAGCTTACAAACAGCTTGGTACATCGGGAGGTGGAAATCATTTTGTAGAGTTTGGAATTGCGAAAATCACTAATCCTCTTAATGAATGGAAAATAGGTGTAGGCGAGTATTTTGCAGTGCTTTCGCATAGTGGATCAAGAGGATTGGGGGCTAACATTGCCAAACATTATACATATCTAGCAACTAAACAATGTCCGTTACCAAAAAATGTACAGCATTTGGCTTGGTTGGATTTAAATACGCATGACGGGCAGGAATATTGGCTAGCTATGAATTTAGCTGGTGATTATGCAAAAGCTTGTCATGATGATATTCACCGCCGAATTGCCAAAGCAATTGGTAAACGTGTGGTTGTGACAATCGAAAATCATCACAATTTTGCTTGGAAAGAAACTGTAAATGGAAAAGAAGCTATTGTGCATCGTAAGGGAGCAACTCCTGCAAATGTTGGTGAATTGGGAATTATTCCAGGCTCAATGACAGCTCCAGGATTCATTGTTCAGGGAAAAGGAAATACAGCTAGTTTAAACTCAGCGTCACATGGTGCAGGGAGGCTTTTTTCTCGTAGAAAATGCAAGGAATCGTTTACGCAAAGTGAGATTAATAAAGTCTTAAAAGCAAACGATGTAAGTTTAATTGGTGGAAATATAGACGAAGCACCAATGGCATATAAAGATATCAATAAAGTAATGGCCAATCAAGCGGAATTGGTGGATGTGTTAGGCACATTTACGCCAAAAATCGTTAGAATGGACAGGTAA
- the prfH gene encoding peptide chain release factor H produces MEKIIQITSGRGPAECSWVVAQVLKTFLEEASSSKIKTTLLQRETGIENGTVETATVLLESNDLNEFVNSWVGTIQWIGQSQFRKFHKRKNWFIGIFEVDKVTTTQISENDIQYQAMRSSGAGGQHVNKVSSAVRATHIPTGISVVSMDSRSQHQNKKLATERLLQKFKEETVKQFKAEFQVQWMNQLQIQRGNPIRVFQGSDFKKQKQTKNYKQERQRLKREDYLDND; encoded by the coding sequence ATGGAAAAAATAATTCAAATAACATCAGGGCGTGGCCCAGCTGAATGTAGCTGGGTTGTGGCTCAGGTTTTAAAGACTTTTCTGGAAGAAGCAAGTAGTAGTAAAATAAAGACTACTCTGCTTCAGAGAGAAACAGGAATAGAAAATGGTACGGTAGAAACAGCTACAGTTTTATTAGAAAGCAATGACCTTAATGAGTTTGTGAATTCTTGGGTTGGTACAATCCAGTGGATAGGGCAGAGTCAGTTTAGGAAATTTCATAAACGTAAAAATTGGTTTATCGGAATCTTTGAAGTTGATAAAGTAACGACAACGCAAATTTCTGAAAATGATATTCAGTATCAGGCAATGCGTAGTTCGGGTGCAGGTGGTCAACATGTAAATAAAGTGAGTTCAGCCGTTAGAGCAACACATATCCCTACGGGAATAAGTGTTGTTTCGATGGATTCACGTTCACAACATCAGAATAAAAAACTAGCTACCGAGAGGTTACTACAGAAGTTTAAAGAAGAAACTGTAAAGCAGTTTAAAGCTGAATTTCAGGTGCAATGGATGAACCAGTTGCAAATTCAGAGAGGAAATCCAATTCGGGTTTTTCAGGGTTCGGATTTTAAAAAACAAAAACAAACAAAAAATTACAAACAGGAACGGCAAAGATTAAAAAGAGAAGATTATTTAGATAATGATTAA
- a CDS encoding MFS transporter, which translates to MKDNSNKRNSTKHVLFGSLIGTTIEFFDFYIYANAAVLVFPQLFFPSSDSTMATLESLATFSIAFLSRPLGSAFFGHYGDKIGRKFTLVAALLTMGISTVAIGFLPSYASIGVVAPLLLMLCRFGQGVGLGGEWGGAVLLAIENAPPNKRAWYGMFPQLGAPIGLLLSGGTFLLLTDSMSNEDFMNYGWRIPFVASSLLVVVGFYIRTKITETPSFENSKKEQQEVKIPFFTLIKSYKNQLIFGTLAAITTFLVFYLMTVFTLSWATSDLGYAKRDFLLIQLFSVLFFALFIPISAVVADKIGRRKILIITTGAIAVFGFFFSYFLNSGSSAMVTFFLCLGMALMGFTYGPLGTFLSELFPTAVRYSGASLTFNMAGILGAAFAPMIAIWLASTYNLTYVGFYLSIAAFISMLSLLLISKKEHKF; encoded by the coding sequence ATGAAAGACAATTCCAATAAACGAAATTCTACAAAACATGTTCTTTTTGGCAGTTTAATAGGCACCACAATCGAATTTTTTGATTTTTATATTTATGCTAATGCTGCGGTATTGGTTTTTCCACAGTTATTTTTTCCAAGTTCAGATTCTACTATGGCAACTTTAGAATCATTAGCTACTTTTTCTATTGCTTTTTTATCACGTCCTTTGGGTTCAGCATTTTTTGGACATTATGGAGATAAAATCGGGCGTAAATTTACCTTAGTTGCAGCATTGTTGACTATGGGTATCTCGACTGTAGCCATTGGCTTTTTACCAAGTTATGCTAGTATTGGTGTTGTGGCTCCCTTATTATTGATGTTATGCCGATTTGGACAAGGCGTTGGATTAGGAGGCGAATGGGGAGGAGCTGTGTTACTGGCTATTGAAAATGCACCACCAAATAAACGTGCTTGGTATGGAATGTTTCCACAATTAGGAGCACCTATTGGATTGCTACTTTCAGGAGGTACTTTTTTATTACTAACGGATTCGATGAGTAATGAGGATTTTATGAATTATGGATGGAGAATTCCTTTTGTTGCTAGTTCACTTTTGGTTGTAGTAGGGTTTTATATTCGAACTAAAATTACAGAAACACCTTCTTTTGAAAATTCTAAAAAAGAACAGCAAGAAGTAAAGATTCCATTCTTTACTTTAATTAAATCCTATAAAAACCAATTAATTTTTGGAACACTTGCGGCTATAACAACATTTTTGGTGTTTTATCTAATGACTGTATTTACATTGAGTTGGGCAACTTCTGATTTGGGATATGCTAAAAGAGATTTTCTATTGATTCAATTATTTTCGGTATTGTTCTTTGCTTTATTTATTCCTATTTCTGCGGTAGTTGCAGATAAAATAGGTCGTCGTAAAATATTGATTATAACTACGGGAGCTATTGCTGTTTTTGGTTTTTTCTTTTCCTATTTTCTAAATTCAGGAAGTTCAGCTATGGTTACTTTCTTTTTATGTCTCGGAATGGCCTTGATGGGATTTACTTATGGACCTTTAGGAACGTTTCTGTCTGAATTATTTCCTACAGCTGTTCGTTACTCAGGGGCTTCATTGACTTTTAATATGGCAGGAATCTTAGGTGCAGCGTTCGCTCCAATGATTGCAATTTGGCTAGCGAGTACTTATAATTTGACTTATGTAGGTTTTTATCTGAGTATAGCAGCTTTTATTTCGATGTTATCCTTATTATTGATCAGTAAAAAAGAGCATAAGTTTTAA
- a CDS encoding B12-binding domain-containing radical SAM protein, giving the protein MKTKLFVITPPFTQLNTPYPATAYIKGFLNTKNVESVQADLGIEVILELFSKKGLADLFEVSSLKFEVSEISDNSKRIFALQDEYLKTIDAVIAFLQGKNPTLALQICQEDFLPEASRFVQLEELDWAFGTMGTQDKAKHLATLYLEDISDFIVECVDENFGFSRYAERLGRSANSFDELYQALQQEPTYIDGVLISILKERIESVKPTLFLISVPFPGNLYSAFRSAQWVKQHYPEIKISMGGGFPNTELRSLSDKRVFEFFDFITLDDGEVPIEELISSIENPETNSYKRTFLLENEEVVYKNNSLKQDYKQSQVGTPDYSDLLLDKYISVIEIVNPMHRMWSDGRWNKLTMAHGCYWGKCTFCDISLDYIKVYEPVAASLLCDRMEDMMEQTGQNGFHYVDEAAPPALMRALALEILRRKLAVTWWTNIRFEKSFSADLCLLLKASGCIAVSGGLEVASDRLLKLIDKGVTVEQVAKVTRNFTEAGIMVHAYLMYGYPTQTVQETVDSLEMVRQLFEAGVLQSGFWHQFAMTAHSPVGMYPEKFGVKKATEAIGTFANNDIDYTDSTGINHDKFSFGLKKSLFNFMHGICFDYELQDWFDFKIPKTKIGSDFIYDALQESEDFNIKPTAKIVWLGGKPFTESFTKSKKGNSWEMLTLTFHDKKESFSIQTNKNEGEWLVEILQKISVAKTKTYNFQEIKADFETSFEDFELFWYSKPVNTLREFGLLVL; this is encoded by the coding sequence TTGAAAACTAAGCTTTTTGTAATCACGCCTCCATTTACTCAACTGAATACACCGTATCCAGCAACTGCTTATATTAAAGGGTTTCTGAATACTAAAAATGTAGAATCGGTTCAAGCCGATTTGGGTATTGAAGTGATTTTAGAATTGTTTTCGAAGAAAGGATTAGCAGATTTGTTTGAAGTGTCAAGTTTGAAGTTTGAAGTTTCTGAAATCTCAGATAACTCCAAGCGTATTTTTGCATTACAAGACGAGTATCTTAAAACTATTGATGCTGTAATTGCTTTTTTACAAGGAAAGAATCCAACATTAGCATTACAAATTTGTCAGGAAGATTTCTTGCCTGAGGCTTCTCGTTTTGTACAATTAGAAGAGCTAGATTGGGCTTTTGGAACAATGGGAACACAGGATAAGGCGAAGCATTTGGCAACATTATATCTTGAAGATATCTCAGATTTTATAGTGGAATGTGTCGATGAGAATTTTGGTTTCAGCCGTTATGCTGAACGTCTTGGGCGCAGTGCTAATTCTTTTGATGAATTGTACCAAGCTTTACAACAAGAGCCAACTTATATTGATGGGGTTTTAATTTCTATTTTGAAAGAACGAATAGAATCAGTAAAACCAACTTTGTTTTTAATTTCTGTTCCCTTTCCAGGGAATTTATATAGTGCATTTAGATCAGCACAATGGGTTAAACAGCATTATCCTGAAATTAAAATTTCTATGGGTGGAGGTTTCCCAAATACAGAATTGCGTTCGCTTTCTGATAAACGAGTTTTTGAGTTTTTCGATTTTATTACTTTGGATGATGGTGAAGTACCAATTGAAGAATTAATTTCGAGTATTGAAAATCCTGAAACTAATTCATATAAACGAACTTTTTTGTTAGAAAATGAAGAAGTCGTTTATAAAAATAATTCCCTAAAACAAGATTATAAACAATCTCAAGTTGGAACACCAGATTATTCCGATTTGCTTTTGGATAAGTATATTTCAGTTATAGAAATTGTCAATCCAATGCATCGTATGTGGAGCGATGGACGTTGGAATAAACTCACAATGGCTCACGGTTGTTATTGGGGAAAATGTACGTTTTGTGATATATCATTAGATTATATAAAGGTTTATGAACCTGTTGCAGCTAGTTTGTTATGTGACCGAATGGAAGACATGATGGAACAAACAGGGCAAAATGGGTTTCATTACGTGGACGAAGCTGCTCCGCCAGCACTTATGCGTGCTTTGGCACTGGAAATTCTTCGAAGGAAGTTAGCTGTAACTTGGTGGACCAATATTCGTTTTGAGAAAAGTTTTTCAGCCGATTTATGTTTGTTGTTAAAAGCTTCGGGTTGTATTGCCGTTTCAGGTGGTTTAGAAGTTGCTTCAGATCGATTATTGAAATTAATAGATAAAGGGGTAACAGTAGAACAAGTAGCAAAAGTAACACGTAATTTTACGGAAGCAGGTATTATGGTTCATGCGTATTTAATGTACGGATATCCAACACAAACGGTTCAGGAAACAGTAGATAGCCTTGAAATGGTACGTCAGTTATTTGAAGCAGGTGTTTTACAATCTGGATTTTGGCATCAGTTTGCTATGACTGCACATAGCCCAGTAGGAATGTATCCAGAAAAATTTGGTGTAAAAAAGGCAACAGAAGCTATCGGAACTTTTGCAAATAATGACATCGACTATACAGATTCTACAGGAATCAATCACGATAAATTTAGTTTTGGGTTGAAGAAATCATTATTCAATTTCATGCATGGAATTTGTTTTGATTATGAACTTCAAGACTGGTTTGATTTTAAAATCCCAAAAACTAAAATTGGATCTGATTTTATTTATGATGCTTTACAGGAATCAGAAGATTTTAATATAAAACCTACTGCCAAAATTGTTTGGTTAGGAGGGAAGCCTTTCACAGAATCTTTTACAAAATCTAAGAAAGGAAACTCATGGGAAATGCTAACGCTTACTTTTCATGATAAAAAAGAAAGTTTTAGTATTCAGACCAATAAAAACGAAGGAGAATGGCTAGTTGAAATACTACAGAAAATTTCAGTAGCAAAAACTAAAACCTATAATTTTCAGGAAATCAAAGCCGATTTTGAGACTAGTTTTGAAGACTTCGAATTGTTTTGGTATTCAAAACCAGTGAATACTTTAAGAGAATTTGGATTGTTGGTTTTATAA
- a CDS encoding MBL fold metallo-hydrolase produces the protein MKLHHLRNATLVIETEKHVILIDPMLGKRKTIAPFSIFRYKPRRNPLTFLPKNSREILSKVTHCLITHSHIDHLDKAGEIFLRRKSIPVICNIKDENALSKRGLTVIQALDYWKPQRFLDGKITGIPAIHGYGFITKLMGNVMGFYIELLNEKSVYISSDTIFTEHVQKVLTEFKPDIATIACGTARLDIGQPLLMRMNDIIKFIALAPGKVFANHLEALNHCPTTRKELRLALTANNLLSKTSIPNDGECIEYL, from the coding sequence ATGAAATTGCATCATTTACGTAATGCCACATTGGTTATTGAAACTGAGAAGCATGTTATTTTGATTGACCCAATGTTGGGCAAAAGAAAGACTATTGCTCCTTTTAGCATTTTTCGTTACAAGCCAAGAAGAAATCCGCTTACCTTTCTGCCAAAAAACAGCAGAGAAATTTTAAGCAAAGTTACCCATTGCCTGATTACTCATTCACACATAGATCATCTAGATAAAGCAGGTGAAATTTTCTTAAGAAGAAAATCAATTCCTGTAATTTGTAATATCAAAGATGAGAATGCGCTCTCTAAAAGAGGCTTAACCGTTATTCAAGCTCTAGATTATTGGAAACCTCAACGTTTTTTAGACGGAAAAATAACAGGTATACCTGCTATTCATGGATATGGATTCATTACAAAACTAATGGGAAATGTAATGGGTTTTTATATCGAACTCCTTAATGAAAAATCGGTTTACATTAGCTCAGATACTATTTTTACTGAACATGTTCAAAAAGTATTAACTGAATTTAAACCTGATATCGCAACTATTGCCTGCGGTACAGCAAGACTAGATATTGGACAGCCATTATTAATGAGAATGAATGATATTATAAAATTTATTGCTCTTGCACCAGGTAAAGTCTTCGCAAATCATTTAGAAGCTTTAAATCATTGCCCAACCACTAGAAAAGAATTAAGACTTGCTTTAACTGCTAATAATCTTTTATCAAAAACTTCGATTCCTAATGATGGTGAATGCATTGAGTATTTATAA
- a CDS encoding response regulator transcription factor has product MSIYKILYTEDDETLGFLTKDNLEQNNYDVTHCCDGELGLEAFNKGNFDICILDIMMPKIDGFELATEIRKSNSDIPIIFLSAKTLKEDRIKGLRLGADDYLVKPFSIEELLLKIEIFLKRSHKNDSIDKSVYKIGKYHFDTKNFILFNETEKIGLTQREAELLKLFLDNKNSVLKREQILTSLWGDDDYFMGRSLDVFISRLRKILINEQGISIENLHGIGFRFTI; this is encoded by the coding sequence ATGAGTATCTATAAAATTCTTTACACTGAAGATGATGAAACTTTAGGTTTTCTTACCAAAGACAACCTAGAACAAAACAACTACGATGTAACTCATTGTTGCGACGGAGAGTTAGGCTTGGAAGCATTTAACAAAGGTAATTTTGACATTTGCATTTTGGATATTATGATGCCTAAAATAGATGGTTTTGAACTCGCTACCGAAATAAGAAAAAGCAACTCTGATATTCCTATCATCTTCCTTTCGGCCAAAACTCTAAAGGAAGATAGAATAAAAGGGCTTCGATTAGGAGCTGATGATTATCTTGTAAAACCTTTTAGCATTGAAGAATTACTCTTGAAAATCGAAATCTTTTTAAAGCGTTCGCATAAAAACGATTCTATAGATAAATCAGTTTATAAAATTGGGAAATACCATTTTGACACTAAAAACTTTATCCTTTTTAATGAAACTGAAAAAATTGGTTTAACACAGCGCGAAGCTGAATTATTAAAATTATTTCTTGACAATAAAAATTCAGTTTTAAAAAGAGAGCAAATTTTAACTTCGCTTTGGGGGGATGATGATTATTTTATGGGTCGAAGCCTAGATGTTTTCATTTCACGTTTACGTAAAATTTTAATAAACGAACAAGGAATATCTATAGAGAACCTACACGGAATTGGTTTCCGATTTACAATCTAA
- a CDS encoding sensor histidine kinase, translating into MKINRLNSVILLGFIAIIGILVAQLLWTKEAFTLEQKKLNQKTHIALLEVAKKLHESSSNELPAQSPIQKISNDYYVVNIENDFEPDILEFYLKSEFKKMNITTDFEYAMYNCQSNEMIYGDYVSLSKKLDKKQSVHFPKHKNLVYYFAVRFPNETSYIFSSMRFWLVLSIMLIIILLIYIYSIFMLLQQKKYSELQRDFINNMTHEFKTPLASILIASNYLIKQNPIKEDKKLEKYTEIIINQSGKLNNHIEKILSIAKSDYTPLELELKNIPIIPTIEETIENIKLKYPDTDIKIESDSKNYTIVADIFHFTNIVYNLLDNAIKYCDTKPEIIIRLATENQFLKIAFIDNGIGIANKNISFIFDKFYRIPNEKSTQSNGFGLGLYYVKKICNLHQWKINATNNPKKGITITISIPYKK; encoded by the coding sequence GTGAAAATAAACAGACTCAACAGCGTTATTCTTCTGGGTTTTATAGCAATCATCGGCATACTAGTCGCACAATTACTATGGACCAAAGAAGCTTTTACCCTTGAGCAGAAAAAGCTAAACCAGAAAACACATATTGCATTACTTGAAGTAGCAAAAAAACTACATGAAAGTAGTAGCAACGAATTGCCTGCGCAAAGTCCTATCCAAAAAATATCCAATGACTATTATGTTGTAAATATTGAAAATGATTTTGAACCTGATATCTTAGAATTTTATTTAAAATCGGAATTCAAAAAAATGAATATTACAACCGATTTCGAATATGCTATGTACAATTGCCAGAGCAACGAAATGATTTATGGAGATTATGTTTCTTTATCCAAAAAATTAGACAAGAAACAATCTGTTCATTTCCCAAAGCATAAAAATCTGGTTTACTATTTTGCCGTACGTTTCCCTAATGAGACCAGTTATATCTTCAGTTCAATGCGCTTTTGGCTTGTGCTTTCGATAATGCTTATTATCATTTTACTGATTTATATCTATTCGATTTTCATGCTTTTACAGCAAAAGAAATATTCTGAATTACAACGTGATTTTATTAATAATATGACGCATGAGTTTAAAACTCCTTTGGCTTCTATTTTAATCGCATCTAATTATTTGATTAAACAAAATCCGATTAAAGAAGATAAGAAACTCGAAAAATATACAGAAATCATCATCAATCAAAGTGGTAAATTAAACAACCATATCGAGAAGATTTTAAGTATTGCAAAATCTGATTATACCCCATTAGAACTTGAACTGAAAAATATTCCTATTATCCCAACCATTGAGGAAACAATAGAAAATATCAAATTAAAATACCCTGATACAGATATAAAAATCGAATCAGATTCTAAAAACTATACTATTGTTGCCGATATTTTTCATTTTACAAACATCGTTTATAACCTCCTTGATAATGCAATAAAATATTGCGATACCAAACCCGAAATTATAATTCGTCTAGCTACAGAAAACCAATTCTTAAAAATTGCTTTTATAGATAATGGGATAGGAATTGCAAACAAAAACATTTCTTTTATTTTTGATAAATTCTACAGAATTCCAAATGAAAAAAGCACCCAATCAAATGGCTTTGGATTAGGCTTGTATTATGTGAAAAAGATTTGCAACTTGCATCAATGGAAAATCAATGCTACTAACAATCCTAAAAAAGGGATTACCATAACCATATCAATTCCATATAAAAAATGA
- a CDS encoding DUF1573 domain-containing protein, with protein MKIIRPLLLVLTLGLMSFSAVAPVESIVAKATAFAGSITWKAETIDVGQIPLNVPKEIDFEFKNTGKTAVVITSVQGSCGCTATNYTKEPILPGKSAKITATYNAASKGAFSKTVTVVTSAETTPKVLTLKGIVL; from the coding sequence ATGAAAATTATCAGACCATTATTATTAGTATTAACTTTAGGATTAATGTCTTTCTCAGCAGTTGCTCCAGTAGAATCTATAGTAGCAAAAGCTACTGCATTTGCAGGATCAATTACATGGAAAGCAGAAACTATCGATGTCGGGCAAATACCACTGAATGTACCAAAGGAAATTGATTTTGAATTTAAAAACACAGGAAAAACAGCTGTAGTTATTACAAGTGTTCAAGGTTCTTGTGGGTGTACTGCAACAAATTACACAAAGGAGCCGATTCTTCCTGGGAAATCGGCAAAAATTACAGCAACATACAATGCTGCTAGCAAAGGCGCTTTTTCTAAAACTGTTACAGTAGTAACAAGTGCAGAGACAACACCAAAAGTGCTTACATTAAAAGGAATAGTTTTATAA
- a CDS encoding C40 family peptidase: MKFTIYIFTIVVLFSSFRIKKEEKITINQTQETQSIIDRDSIITYSKQYLGTPYLYASNNPKRGFDCSGFVNYVFKYFDINLPRSSGAYKNLGKAKSPEDFKVGDILVFYGYKDRKNIGHLGIICEANGMKSKFIHASSGKVKSVIISALDSNHYSNRFYKCINVLPK, from the coding sequence ATGAAATTCACTATTTATATATTTACTATTGTAGTTCTATTTTCATCATTTAGGATAAAAAAAGAAGAAAAAATTACAATAAATCAAACTCAAGAAACACAATCAATAATAGACAGAGATTCTATTATTACCTATTCTAAACAATATCTGGGAACTCCTTATTTATATGCTAGCAATAACCCAAAAAGGGGATTTGATTGTTCTGGTTTCGTTAATTATGTTTTTAAATATTTTGATATTAATTTACCTCGAAGCTCTGGTGCATATAAAAATTTAGGTAAAGCAAAATCTCCGGAAGACTTTAAGGTGGGAGATATTTTAGTATTTTATGGTTACAAGGACAGAAAAAATATAGGACACCTTGGAATTATTTGTGAAGCCAATGGTATGAAGTCAAAGTTTATACATGCCTCATCTGGAAAAGTAAAGAGTGTAATAATTAGTGCTCTAGACTCAAACCACTACAGCAATCGTTTTTATAAATGCATTAATGTATTACCTAAATAA
- a CDS encoding sialate O-acetylesterase yields the protein MKNNIFKFAFIQMISSTMMTKISLPTIFGDNMVLQRNAEVTIWGWSNPNEEIKLISSWNNKEYQVIANDHGQWEFVIKTLEGGGPYTISVKGDTEVVLKNILIGEVWLCSGQSNMEMAASWGIDNRDEEVKNATNPNIRFFAVQQLTAATPQNNLSGNWVESTPETMSDFSAVGYFFAKRLQENLKNIPIGLISSSMGGTPAEIWMPEEVVVNDPLLAESAKMFNQQGYEPRQPGRAYNAMIHPITGIKIAGTIWYQGESNVGSTIYDKTLSALINSWRKVWQEDFPFYFVQIAPNKTGRNNFLNVAVRDAQRKVLKEVSNTGMVVISDISDVKEIHPTDKKTVGIRLADLTLLNTYKTITDLVNSPLYKAIRLEENKVIVSFDYADGLYFKDKKEEQFEIAGIDEVFYPAKAEIKNNEVWLESKKVNVPVKVRFAWGNTIQSNLFNKANLPASCFISE from the coding sequence ATGAAAAATAATATATTTAAGTTTGCTTTCATTCAGATGATTTCAAGTACTATGATGACAAAAATTTCTCTTCCTACTATTTTTGGGGATAACATGGTGTTGCAACGCAATGCAGAAGTTACCATTTGGGGTTGGTCAAATCCAAATGAAGAAATCAAACTAATATCGAGTTGGAATAATAAAGAATATCAAGTCATTGCCAACGATCATGGGCAATGGGAATTCGTGATTAAAACACTTGAAGGAGGAGGGCCTTATACAATTAGTGTAAAAGGAGATACCGAAGTAGTTCTGAAAAATATTCTTATAGGAGAAGTTTGGCTTTGTTCAGGACAATCTAATATGGAAATGGCTGCAAGCTGGGGAATCGATAATAGGGATGAGGAAGTGAAAAATGCTACTAATCCAAATATTCGTTTTTTTGCAGTTCAACAATTAACAGCTGCAACACCACAAAATAATCTATCAGGAAATTGGGTTGAGTCGACACCAGAAACCATGAGTGACTTCAGCGCAGTTGGTTATTTTTTTGCTAAACGGCTACAAGAAAATTTAAAGAATATCCCCATAGGCTTAATATCTTCAAGTATGGGAGGGACTCCTGCTGAGATTTGGATGCCAGAAGAAGTGGTTGTAAATGATCCTCTTTTAGCAGAAAGTGCAAAAATGTTCAACCAACAAGGATATGAACCTAGACAACCTGGACGTGCCTATAATGCGATGATTCATCCAATAACAGGGATTAAGATTGCAGGGACAATTTGGTATCAAGGAGAATCAAATGTGGGGTCTACAATTTATGATAAAACACTATCGGCTCTAATTAACTCTTGGAGAAAAGTATGGCAAGAAGATTTTCCATTTTATTTTGTACAAATTGCTCCTAATAAAACAGGAAGGAATAATTTTTTGAATGTTGCCGTGAGAGATGCGCAACGCAAAGTTTTGAAAGAAGTTTCTAATACAGGAATGGTAGTAATAAGTGATATTAGTGATGTGAAAGAAATTCATCCAACAGATAAAAAAACGGTTGGAATCCGTCTGGCAGATCTTACTTTATTAAATACTTATAAAACCATTACTGATTTGGTAAATAGTCCACTTTATAAAGCAATTAGACTAGAAGAGAATAAAGTTATAGTTTCTTTTGATTATGCTGATGGATTGTATTTTAAAGATAAAAAAGAGGAGCAATTTGAAATAGCTGGAATTGATGAGGTTTTTTATCCAGCCAAAGCTGAAATTAAAAATAACGAAGTGTGGTTGGAAAGTAAAAAGGTTAATGTTCCTGTAAAAGTTCGTTTTGCATGGGGAAACACAATTCAGTCTAATTTATTTAATAAGGCTAATTTGCCTGCTTCTTGTTTTATCTCAGAATAG